In one window of Lepidochelys kempii isolate rLepKem1 chromosome 27, rLepKem1.hap2, whole genome shotgun sequence DNA:
- the GPATCH8 gene encoding G patch domain-containing protein 8 isoform X2, giving the protein MGMGRMEMELDYAEDATERRRVLEVEKEDTEELRQKYKDYVDKEKAIAKALEDLRANFYCELCDKQYQKHQEFDNHINSYDHAHKQEGTQDYCESGTIADVLKANPSNFGVQITRRLKDLKQREFARNVSSRSRKDEKKQERALRRLHELAEQRKQAECAPGSGPMFKTTTVAVDEEGGDDDNDSAAYSSSSMQTTSIQATEITTDRGVILNTGQVSSTVLSGQMPIQATQAISFGLKNNLGTPLQKIGVSFSFAKKAPVKLESIASVFKDHVEESNPADGTKTEERASSDQGTLQKTGEAEPTNSPDNRVEDDDQHEKDNGSLATTLSKLKKMRREDGPVPLEPEYYHYIPPAHCKVKPNFQFLLFMKSTEQMEAENASKKTVHESKKSNSPKPKAGKHTEKTAECTVQQKEPSTTELTDQRSKTEAKEIPENANVQESKQSTESNPPEQDTTKEAIQPVPGRKEVTEGPKHPMGPFFPVLSKDESTTLQWPSELLIFTRAEPSVSYSCNPLYFDFKLSRNKDAKAKGVEKPKDTLGLSKENIQSTEFSDISKSKERGSTANSSAAKPENKLVSVCGTQSKQESSLASISKLEETDDSSKTLTNKKDKAGKSHKHKKKKKHKKSSKHKRKHKEEAEEKSRKTDMREEKPKKRKKHKHKKSKLFLPSESERVLKPDMPDEGGHLQKRKHCFQDPQRKPLSAEEGTSGKKEDSGNSSQEHSSKKHKTDLQQSSSASKRRCSAPSLGRSSYRSRQSSGDYDSDEGSHRKDFRQKSVSQYSDDYDSGSDHSRSRSRSGRRHSSRRSSRRSYSTSSDGSSDHSRYSRRRSYSDDSYSDYSDRSRCHSKRSHDSEDSDYNSSKRRSKRHKYSSSEDDYSLSRSRSRSRSRSRTHTRGRSRTRSRGRTRSSSCSRSRSKRRSRSITGRSWKRSRSYSRDRSRSTRSHSERSLSRKGSRDHESPEDRRSGRRDFIRSKIYRSQSPHYFRAGRSEGALKKESRGDETKGTSSLPQNSCSSGLGKAPESDCGLEEKNSVTAKLLLEKIQSRKVEKKPSANDEILTGANKVGIKLKDPPQGYFGPKLPPSLGNKPVLPLIGKLPTIRKPNAKRYEELGVERGEEQELSEAEEVPQGSGESQLAGQPLLEEEVVVLLQDKPLEEQKPAEPAVETPPIPLEPQALPECYSSGELVMPHSYLSDPNDGDVLEPVESRNPPVPVETSMMPLVPDVEHFPGYVTQSGEPSIDGEPEGAEDSSLAPLESQPITFTPEEMEKYSKLQQAAQQHIQQQLLAKQVKTFPASAALAPAAPALQPIHIQQPAAAAATSITTVQHAILQHHAAAAAAAIGIHPHPHPQPLAQVHHIPQPHLTPISLSHLTHSILPGHPATFLASHPIHIIPASALHPGPFTFHPVHHAALYPTLLAPRPAAAAAATALHLHPLLHPIFSGQDLQHPPSHGT; this is encoded by the exons AGGCTGAAAGATCTCAAGCAAAGGGAATTTGCTCGCAATGTCTCTTCAAGATCGCGTAAAGATGAGAAGAAGCAAGAGAGAGCCCTCCGGCGTCTACACGAACTGGCTGAGCAGAGAAAGCAAGCTGAATG CGCTCCTGGAAGTGGGCCCATGTTCAAAACGACCACTGTGGCTGTAGATGAAGAAGGtggtgatgatgataatgattcAGCAGCTTACAGCAGTTCTTCCATGCAAACAACTTCTATCCAGGCCACAGAAATAACCACGGACAGGGGGGTCATTCTGAACACTGGACAAGTCAGCAGCACTGTTCTGTCAGGCCAAATGCCAATCCAGGCAACACAGGCAATCAGTTTTGGCCTTAAGAATAATTTGGGAACTCCACTGCAGAAGATAGGAGTGTCGTTCTCATTTGCCAAGAAGGCTCCAGTAAAGCTTGAGTCTATAGCGTCTGTTTTCAAGGACCATGTGGAGGAATCTAATCCTGCAGATGGAACAAAAACTGAGGAGAGAGCCTCCTCTGATCAAGGGACTTTGCAGAAGACTGGTGAGGCCGAGCCCACAAATAGTCCTGACAACAGAGTTGAAGATGATGACCAGCACGAAAAAGACAATGGATCTCTTGCCACTACATTATCTAAGTTAAAAAAGATGAGAAGAGAAGATGGACCAGTGCCGCTAGAGCCAGAATATTACCATTATATTCCCCCAGCCCATTGTAAAGTAAAACCTAACTTTCAGTTCCTGCTTTTCATGAAGTCCACAGAGCAAATGGAAGCAGAAAATGCAAGCAAAAAAACAGTGCATGAAAGTAAAAAGAGTAATTCTCCAAAACCCAAAGCTGGCAAGCACACAGAAAAGACAGCTGAGTGCACTGTGCAGCAGAAGGAGCCAAGTACAACTGAACTTACAGATCAGAGAAGCAAAACAGAAGCAAAAGAAATTCCAGAAAATGCAAATGTACAAGAAAGCAAGCAGTCTACAGAAAGCAATCCCCCAGAACAAGACACTACTAAAGAAGCCATTCAGCCTGTCCCTGGTCGTAAAGAAGTCACCGAGGGACCGAAGCATCCAATGGGACCCTTTTTCCCAGTTTTGAGTAAAGATGAAAGCACTACTTTGCAGTGGCCTTCAGAACTTCTGATATTCACCAGGGCAGAGCCATCTGTTTCATACAGTTGTAATCCCTTGTATTTTGATTTTAAGCTGTCACGCAACAAAGATGCTAAAGCAAAAGGAGTAGAAAAACCGAAAGACACATTAGGTCTTTCTAAGGAAAATATACAGTCCACAGAATTTAGTGACATAAGCAAAAGTAAGGAAAGAGGAAGCACAGCTAACAGTTCTGCTGCAAAACCAGAAAATAAACTGGTCTCTGTCTGTGGTACCCAGAGCAAGCAGGAGTCCAGCTTGGCAAGCATTAGCAAACTGGAAGAAACGGATGACAGTAGTAAAACTCTAACCAATAAAAAAGATAAGGCTGGGAAATCCcacaaacataaaaagaaaaagaagcacaAAAAGTCCAGCAAGCACAAACGTAAACACAAGGAAGAAGCTGAAGAGAAAAGCCGAAAAACTGACATGAGGGAGGAGAAACCCAAGAAAcggaaaaaacacaaacacaaaaaaagcaaattgtTTCTTCCTTCTGAATCTGAACGGGTGCTGAAACCTGACATGCCCGACGAGGGGGgccatctgcagaagagaaagcaCTGCTTTCAGGACCCTCAGCGGAAACCACTCTCTGCCGAAGAGGGTACTAGTGGCAAAAAAGAGGACAGTGGTAACTCTTCCCAAGAGCACAGCAGCAAAAAACACAAGACTGACCTGCAGCAATCATCTTCTGCCTCAAAGAGGCGGTGTTCTGCTCCTTCTCTTGGCAGGTCCAGCTATAGGAGCCGACAGAGTAGTGGGGACTATGACAGTGATGAAGGCTCTCACCGAAAAGACTTCCGACAGAAATCAGTGTCACAGTACAGTGATGATTATGACTCTGGTAGCGACCACTCCAGAAGCCGTTCCAGATCAGGGCGAAGACATTCTTCTCGCAGGTCCTCTCGAAGATCATACTCAACGAGTTCTGATGGCTCTTCAGACCACAGTAGGTATAGTCGCAGGAGAAGTTATTCAGATGATAGCTATAGTGACTACAGTGACAGATCAAGGTGTCATTCAAAGAGGTCTCATGACTCAGAGGATTCTGACTACAACAGCTCAAAACGCAGATCAAAAaggcacaagtactcctcctcAGAAGATGACTACAGTCTAAGTAGAAGCAGGTCTAGAAGTCGGAGCAGGAGCCGAACCCACACTAGGGGAAGGTCGAGAACAAGAAGTCGGGGTAGAACACGGAGCAGCAGTTGCAGCCGCAGTCGAAGCAAGAGGAGAAGTCGAAGCATAACTGGCCGCAGTTGGAAACGAAGCCGGAGCTACAGCAGAGATCGCAGCCGGAGCACAAGAAGCCATTCAGAGAGATCTCTTTCAAGAAAGGGCTCTCGGGATCATGAGAGCCCTGAAGACAGGAGATCTGGGCGAAGAGACTTCATCAGATCCAAAATATATCGCTCGCAGTCTCCGCACTATTTCAGAGCAGGCCGAAGTGAAGGGGCTTTGAAAAAAGAGAGCAGAGGAGATGAAACAAAGGGAACTAGCTCTCTCCCCCAAAATAGCTGTAGTTCTGGCTTGGGGAAAGCTCCTGAAAGTGACTGTGGTCTAGAAGAAAAGAATTCAGTCACAGCAAAACTGCTACTAGAAAAGATTCAGTCCAGGAAGGTTGAAAAGAAGCCCAGTGCTAATGATGAAATCCTAACAGGGGCAAACAAGGTTGGGATAAAACTTAAAGATCCTCCACAGGGGTACTTTGGCCCTAAGCTTCCTCCCTCATTAGGCAACAAACCAGTTCTCCCTTTAATTGGGAAGCTCCCTACGATCCGAAAACCAAATGCCAAGAGGTATGAAGAGTTGGGAGTAGAGAGGGGTGAGGAACAGGAGCTGTCGGAGGCTGAGGAAGTTCCCCAGGGTAGCGGGGAGAGTCAGTTGGCAGGCCAGCCtctgctggaggaggaggtggtggtgttgCTGCAGGACAAACCCCTGGAAGAACAGAAACCTGCTGAACCTGCTGTGGAAACACCACCAATTCCTCTTGAACCGCAGGCGCTTCCCGAATGCTACAGTTCTGGAGAGCTCGTTATGCCGCACAGCTATCTCTCTGATCCCAATGATGGTGATGTATTAGAACCTGTGGAGAGTAGGAACCCACCTGTCCCTGTAGAAACCAGCATGATGCCTTTAGTTCCAGATGTTGAACACTTTCCTGGTTACGTGACTCAGAGTGGGGAGCCAAGCATTGACGGAGAGCCAGAAGGAGCAGAAGATTCCTCCCTGGCACCACTTGAGAGCCAACCAATCACTTTCACGCCTGAAGAAATGGAGAAGTACAGTAAGCTTCAGCAAGCAGCTCAGCAGCACATTCAGCAACAGCTTTTAGCAAAGCAAGTCAAAACCTTTCCTGCTTCAGCAGCGCTGGCCCCAGCAGCACCTGCTCTGCAACCTATCCACATTCAgcagccagcagctgcagctgcaACATCCATCACCACTGTGCAGCATGCCATTCTGCAGCATCATGCCGCTGCGGCTGCTGCAGCCATCGGAAttcacccccaccctcacccccagcctctTGCTCAGGTTCATCATATACCCCAGCCCCACTTGACACCCATTTCATTGTCCCATTTAACCCACTCTATTCTTCCAGGGCACCCTGCTACATTTCTAGCCAGCCATCCCATACATATCATTCCTGCATCTGCTCTCCATCCAGGTCCCTTTACCTTTCACCCCGTTCACCATGCTGCTCTTTATCCCACGCTTCTTGCCCCTcggcctgctgctgctgcagctgctacaGCTTTACATCTGCATCCCTTGCTCCACCCCATTTTCTCAGGTCAGGACTTGCAGCACCCTCCCAGCCATGGCACCTGA